In Borrelia duttonii Ly, the following are encoded in one genomic region:
- a CDS encoding variable large family protein, whose protein sequence is MNKEKKGEGKVRVILLMMMMVMMGCNSGGVKGEGTGGDGRGGSLSEVLMEVGRSAGDAFYSFLELVSGTLGFSVTGDTTKQQVGEYFNKLGVTLGEALKELEKLATKSETGVDKSASSKNLIRSAVDTAKGVLATLEGCLESLKEIGDASKVGEVGSDAQKGVSAAEGELKKAYKALKGIVDVAKGEGVKEPSASSVTLKQDSIGVDAKDGSKVLAAGANAGAAVGDKAAIIVSAVRGEEILESIIKSKENDVKAVSGDATANTTPLEFAVGGTAAHVSHSSDSKAAAVAGGIALRSLVKEGKLASHNANSDEKAVQSAGITAANKLLVAVEDLIKKTVKKILEKVKQEVDKAREPKAVGQQ, encoded by the coding sequence ATGAATAAAGAGAAAAAAGGAGAGGGGAAAGTAAGAGTAATATTATTGATGATGATGATGGTGATGATGGGATGTAATAGTGGGGGAGTAAAAGGGGAAGGAACAGGAGGAGACGGGAGAGGAGGAAGTTTGAGTGAAGTATTAATGGAAGTAGGAAGAAGTGCAGGGGATGCATTTTATTCATTTTTAGAGTTAGTGTCGGGAACTTTGGGATTTAGTGTTACTGGAGATACAACTAAGCAACAGGTAGGAGAATATTTTAATAAATTAGGTGTTACACTAGGAGAAGCATTAAAAGAATTAGAAAAATTGGCAACAAAGTCAGAGACAGGGGTTGATAAAAGTGCTTCATCAAAAAATTTAATTAGAAGTGCAGTTGATACAGCTAAGGGGGTTTTAGCAACTTTAGAGGGGTGTTTAGAATCATTAAAGGAGATAGGAGATGCTAGCAAAGTAGGGGAAGTAGGAAGCGATGCCCAAAAAGGCGTATCGGCAGCTGAGGGTGAATTAAAAAAAGCATATAAAGCATTGAAAGGGATAGTGGATGTAGCAAAGGGAGAAGGAGTTAAAGAACCAAGTGCAAGTAGTGTAACATTAAAGCAGGATTCAATAGGAGTTGATGCAAAAGATGGATCTAAGGTATTGGCAGCAGGAGCAAATGCAGGAGCAGCAGTGGGAGATAAAGCTGCAATAATAGTATCAGCAGTGAGAGGAGAAGAAATTTTAGAATCAATAATTAAATCAAAAGAGAATGATGTTAAAGCAGTTTCAGGAGATGCAACTGCAAATACAACTCCGTTGGAATTTGCAGTAGGAGGTACTGCAGCTCATGTGTCGCATTCATCTGATTCAAAAGCAGCAGCAGTAGCAGGAGGAATAGCACTACGTTCATTAGTGAAAGAAGGTAAATTAGCTTCACATAATGCAAATAGCGATGAAAAAGCGGTACAATCAGCAGGAATAACAGCAGCAAATAAACTATTAGTGGCAGTGGAAGATTTAATTAAAAAGACAGTAAAGAAAATACTTGAAAAAGTAAAGCAAGAAGTAGATAAAGCAAGAGAGCCAAAAGCAGTAGGGCAACAGTAA